One Tenebrio molitor chromosome 2, icTenMoli1.1, whole genome shotgun sequence genomic region harbors:
- the LOC138123226 gene encoding uncharacterized protein, whose amino-acid sequence MDETFKKRTGCTDRGKDYEHLYLSHLILKLLTDSTVKDFHLSSNDENFGIFDDVVVEIEYINGEKQIYAVQLKHVNKGKTLTKNGLAEKRGNFSISKYFEEWTKLRPSPVAIRFILFTNLKFDVPDGERIKLANHNFEVSTIESRQELMLGSHEHGRCYQFTSPDKYKEFFGQFYLYSNQSNVDKLKNDTKTKFLQMFNCEEEDFDKYLQFVTEWSLIEGKKDKLSKCLISRAIAVRLLGPYMRSWSFSGDQVGDNLNVLRKAMSQFQVTLFGKAVEEKVRTIWKDAKSKLEINYCNRIGRRYQMLSKHAQAVDDLNDEESTRLLWLMGLCPLPLVVNETVEKVIDACQDDKFVVIGALSEERENVFRKLSDLDERTRINISKRFQCSLQGRDTVTLDYLVKENCKILQIVTTNELVQMVDDPFNIGEKREILPIPHIDRILCRNIINLDFIDRTNDSTLIVIDNFESQDEQKIMNSSIKKIRLIPLKDFWTKIQKGEDESRKEFDLEICISRSECSPDQMDRLFRLAKNTNCHHFRMCEEGLEWIRSKGDIADLKEFRSRGRGIDQTELFQKSIDNRINIICADPGMGKSILMKNLKNSSKSWTVLVQPKDHSRYFRAKNTNIDDFIEYIVSKTYKNCDGFVRELVQILVEDCQIMFIWDGLDEVVDENLQVILTVIARLSTRGYLQWLTSRCNLLKTLESHFGVLSMTVEQFDTEQQNTYIEKRLGCSGDDLVDIKKKIYNCIRLVRYNDILGIPLQIYMFTELFRQNRDKYKTLLSNIFSITDLYRHFVDEKFNIYHQVKAMLDDSNDLMMQIVERSKNERLRHYEEAALMTYLKPEILDELRINCDSFLDEIQLSCDSVGIIVDVTEEKIPSFLHNSYGEYFAASYLSKNYRRVRCFVDFIFEESYNNIRFLFDLLLAEECPAHVAVLYKNLEVLMRHDDALRLKDKGGRSPLHLVCSWGKKFSTMQGHKVNNQEGAIEDTREYQAILNYLCERCDPLEVDDLFKMDAFHYGDSSNCLLPVLVLSNTHKFDFKLLKNFNDLGTILYNSVKLDYADVFEEMPFVKESQVLWHLAVLHKSINCLKKMAKNPNYKRSIDIVHEGMSPFLLACRGGNAEVVEILMEAGANTSATTHRGYSPIYVAAQADHFDLVHLLIDRHVDINAPNQFGQTALLLACIANNCDLARKLIELGADVNRGDDSGYTPLYMACRHKFPDVVRTLLDSGADVNATNVHGDLPLFMAAWNGQLDLVKKLVEAGADVNGVNHKGHGAVHATCINNHVKVLEYLIETGADVNAPNRFGQTPLHLALRHGFDAAPVLIEAGADITLVNRYGENFWDMATRCGHEPHALASMLVKVRGKEYWNAMKQNFNIKESPEQTIHVKNKSCNIL is encoded by the exons ATGGACGAA aCGTTCAAAAAGCGAACTGGTTGTACTGACAGAGGTAAAGATTACGAACACTTGTACCTCTCCCACTTGATCCTGAAACTTTTAACCGACAGTACCGTCAAGGATTTCCATTTGTCGTCGAACGACGAAAATTTCGGTATTTTTGACGACGTGGTCGTCGAGATCGAATACATCAACGGCGAAAAACAAATATATGCTGTCCAGTTGAAACATGTCAATAAAGGGAAAACACTCACGAAGAATGGACTCGCCGAAAAACGCGGAAATTTCAGTATTTCTAAATACTTCGAGGAGTGGACCAAACTGAGACCCTCCCCCGTTGCAATCCGATTTATCCTTTTCACCAACTTAAAATTCGATGTTCCTGATGGCGAAAGGATCAAACTTGCAAACCACAATTTCGAGGTTTCCACCATAGAGAGTCGGCAAGAGTTGATGTTGGGGAGTCATGAACATGGACGTTGTTATCAATTTACTAGTCCCGACAAGTACAAAGAGTTTTTTGGACAATTTTATCTCTACAGCAATCAGAGCAACGTTGACAAATTGAAAAACGAcaccaaaacaaaatttctgcaAATGTTCAACTGCGAAGAGgaggattttgataaatactTACAGTTTGTGACCGAGTGGAGTTTGATCGAGGGTAAGAAAGACAAGTTGAGCAAATGTCTGATCAGCCGTGCGATCGCTGTTCGACTGTTGGGACCATACATGCGATCTTGGTCGTTTTCTGGGGATCAGGTCGGTGATAACTTGAATGTCTTGAGAAAGGCCATGTCACAATTTCAAGTAACACTGTTCGGTAAGGCCGTGGAGGAGAAAGTGAGAACAATTTGGAAAGATGCCAAGAGTAAACTCGAAATCAATTATTGCAACAGGATCGGTCGAAGATACCAAATGTTGTCAAAACATGCACAAGCTGTCGACGATTTGAACGATGAAGAGAGCACGAGATTGTTGTGGTTGATGGGTTTGTGTCCTTTGCCATTGGTGGTCAACGAGACTGTAGAAAAGGTCATCGATGCGTGTCAAGACGATAAGTTTGTTGTCATCGGAGCATTGTCGGAAGAGAGAGAAAATGTTTTTCGTAAATTGTCCGATTTAGACGAGAGGACGCGAATCAACATCTCGAAAAGATTCCAGTGTTCGTTGCAAGGCAGGGACACTGTAACGTTGGATTATCTCGTTAAAGAAAACTGTAAAATCTTGCAAATCGTCACTACCAACGAACTCGTCCAAATGGTCGACGATCCATTCAATATCGGGGAAAAAAGAGAGATCCTTCCCATTCCCCATATAGACAGAATCCTCTGCCGCAACATCATCAACTTGGACTTTATCGACAGAACCAACGACTCCACTTTGATAGTCATCGACAACTTTGAATCACAAGACGAGCAAAAAATCATGAACtcctcaataaaaaaaatacgtttGATCCCATTGAAAGACTTCTGGACGAAAATACAGAAGGGTGAAGACGAGTCCAGAAAAGAGTTCGATCTGGAGATTTGTATCAGCAGAAGCGAGTGCTCACCAGACCAAatggatcgtctcttcagacTCGCTAAAAATACCAATTGCCATCACTTCCGGATGTGCGAAGAGGGTCTAGAGTGGATACGGAGCAAAGGCGACATCGCCGACCTCAAAGAGTTTCGAAGTAGGGGCAGAGGTATCGACCAGACGGAGCTGTTTCAGAAATCCATCGATAACAGAATCAATATCATTTGTGCCGACCCGGGCATGGGCAAATCGATCTTGATGAAAAATCTGAAGAACTCGTCCAAGTCCTGGACGGTGTTGGTCCAACCCAAGGACCACTCGCGCTATTTCCGCGCCAAGAATACCAACATCGACGACTTCATAGAGTACATCGTGAGCAAAACCTACAAGAATTGTGATGGTTTCGTGCGGGAGCTGGTGCAGATTCTAGTGGAGGATTGCCAGATTATGTTCATCTGGGACGGTCTAGACGAAGTGGTCGATGAAAACCTCCAAGTGATACTGACCGTGATCGCCAGACTGTCGACTCGAGGGTATCTCCAGTGGCTGACATCCAGATGCAACTTGCTGAAGACGTTGGAAAGTCACTTCGGCGTCTTGTCGATGACTGTGGAGCAGTTCGATACGGAACAGCAGAACACCTACATCGAGAAGCGCCTCGGGTGCAGCGGTGACGATCTCGTCGACataaaaaagaagatttaCAACTGTATCAGGTTGGTGCGATACAATGACATCCTGGGGATTCCCTTGCAGATATACATGTTCACGGAATTGTTCCGACAAAATCGCGACAAGTACAAGACCCTCCTGAGCAACATATTCTCCATAACGGACCTCTACCGCCATTTCGTCGACGAAAAATTCAACATCTATCACCAAGTGAAGGCCATGTTGGACGACTCCAACGACTTGATGATGCAGATCGTCGAGCGGAGCAAGAACGAGAGACTCAGACACTACGAGGAAGCTGCACTGATGACTTATCTGAAACCAGAGATCCTCGACGAGTTGCGGATCAACTGTGACAGTTTCTTGGACGAGATACAATTAAGTTGTGACAGTGTCGGGATTATCGTCGACGTTACGGAAGAAAAGATTCCCAGTTTCTTGCACAATTCGTACGGAGAGTACTTCGCGGCGTCTTACCTCTCCAAAAACTACAGAAGAGTTCGCTGTTTCGTCGACTTCATCTTCGAGGAAAGCTACAACAACATTCGGTTTCTCTTCGACTTGCTGCTGGCAGAAGAGTGTCCAGCTCATGTGGCAGTCTTATACAAGAACTTGGAAGTCTTGATGAGACACGATGACGCCTTGAGACTCAAAGACAAAGGCGGGAGGAGTCCTCTACACTTGGTTTGCTCTTGGGGTAAGAAGTTTTCTACCATGCAAGGTCACAAAGTCAATAATCAGGAAGGAGCCATAGAGGACACTCGCGAGTATCAGGCGATCCTAAATTACTTGTGCGAACGGTGCGACCCCCTCGAAGTCGATGACTTGTTCAAGATGGACGCCTTCCACTACGGAGATAGCTCCAACTGTCTTCTGCCAGTTTTGGTGTTATCCAACACGCACAAGTTCGACTTCAAACTCTTGAAGAACTTCAACGATCTCGGTACAATATTGTACAACTCGGTTAAACTCGACTACGCTGACGTCTTCGAGGAGATGCCCTTCGTGAAGGAATCCCAAGTGCTGTGGCACTTGGCGGTGCTGCACAAGAGCATCAACTGCCTCAAGAAGATGGCTAAGAATCCGAACTATAAGCGCAGCATAGATATAGTCCACGAGGGAATGTCTCCGTTTCTTTTGGCGTGTCGCGGCGGGAACGCGGAGGTGGTTGAAATCCTGATGGAGGCAGGTGCGAACACAAGCGCCACCACTCATCGCGGATACTCCCCCATTTACGTAGCCGCCCAAGCCGACCACTTCGACCTGGTACATCTCCTCATCGACCGCCACGTCGACATCAACGCCCCCAATCAATTCGGCCAAACGGCGCTCCTCTTGGCTTGCATCGCCAACAACTGCGACCTCGCCCGGAAGCTGATCGAATTGGGGGCGGATGTGAATCGCGGGGACGACTCCGGATACACCCCTCTGTACATGGCCTGCCGCCACAAATTCCCAGATGTTGTGCGAACGCTACTGGACAGCGGGGCCGACGTCAATGCCACCAACGTCCACGGCGATCTCCCCCTGTTCATGGCGGCGTGGAACGGCCAACTGGACTTGGTTAAGAAGCTGGTGGAGGCCGGAGCCGACGTGAACGGCGTCAACCACAAGGGACACGGTGCCGTACACGCGACTTGCATCAACAACCACGTTAAGGTTTTGGAGTATCTGATCGAGACCGGTGCCGATGTCAACGCGCCGAATAGGTTTGGACAAACCCCGTTGCATCTAGCCTTGAGACACGGTTTCGACGCTGCTCCCGTCTTGATCGAGGCCGGTGCCGACATCACTTTGGTTAACAGGTACGGAGAGAACTTTTGGGATATGGCTACCAGATGTGGACACGAGCCGCACGCGCTTGCCAGTATGTTGGTCAAAGTTAGAGGGAAGGAATATTGGAATGCAATGAAACAGAACTTTAATATTAAAGAAAGCCCTGAACAAACCATACACGTGAAAAACAAATCTTGTAATATTTTGTGA
- the Dlc90F gene encoding dynein light chain Tctex-type, translated as MEKSNQEVLDQDLQEEGQFVVDDVSKIIKDAIETVIGGNAYSQNKVNDWTTSVVECCTSELTKLMKPYKYIVTCTIMQKNGAGLHTASSCYWDNNTDGSCTVRWENKTMFCIVSVYGLAI; from the coding sequence ATGGAAAAATCGAATCAAGAAGTGTTGGACCAAGACTTGCAGGAGGAAGGCCAGTTTGTCGTAGACGACGTGAGTAAAATTATCAAAGACGCCATAGAAACGGTGATAGGGGGCAACGCTTATTCCCAAAACAAAGTCAACGACTGGACGACCTCAGTGGTCGAGTGTTGCACGTCCGAATTGACCAAGCTGATGAAGCCGTACAAGTACATTGTGACCTGCACTATCATGCAGAAGAACGGAGCCGGTCTGCACACAGCAAGTTCGTGCTACTGGGACAACAACACGGACGGAAGCTGCACTGTTCGTTGGGAGAACAAGACCATGTTTTGCATCGTGTCCGTTTATGGGTTGGCCATTTAG
- the Der-1 gene encoding derlin-1: MSDFGDWFRNVPIFTRYWLSSTVGFTLLGRFGILKPQNLVLFYEPLKRFQIWRLVTSALYYPLNPSTGFHYLINLYFLYNYSRRLEEGVYAGRPADYCFLLIFNWICCVIVGLLLEMPLLLDPMILSVLYIWCQLNKDTIVNFWFGTRFKAMYLPWVLLLFNMVISGNGVQELIGILIGHLYFFLMFKYPQELGGPALLQTPSILKQWFPDQIGGVHGFGSPPERPRPAQQQPRGGIFGGHNWGRGHVLNGN; encoded by the exons ATGTCTGATTTCGGTGACTGGTTCCGAAATGTACCGATTTTTACACGTTACTGGCTGTCGTCTACCGTCGGATTTACTCTACTTGGTCGTTTTGGGATTCTGAAACCCCAAAACTTGGTACTGTTTTATGAACCTTTGAAACGTTTCCAAATATGGAGGCTCGTGACCTCCGCTTTATATTACCCCCTAAATCCAAGCACAGGATTCCATTATTTGATCAATCTTTATTTCCTTTACAACTATTCAAGACGCCTTGAAGAAG GTGTTTATGCTGGAAGGCCAGCAGACTACTGTTTTCTTCTGATTTTCAACTGGATATGTTGTGTTATTGTGGGTTTACTTCTAGAGATGCCT ctCCTACTTGACCCAATGATTCTATCAGTACTGTATATCTGGTGCCAGCTCAATAAAGACACAATCGTGAATTTCTGGTTTGGTACACGCTTCAAAGCTATGTACCTGCCTTGGGTTTTGTTGCTCTTCAACATGGTGATATCAGGAAATGGCGTTCAAGAACTGATTGGTATTTTAATAGGACATTTGTACTTCTTCTTGATGTTCAAATATCCACAAGAATTGGGTGGCCCTGCCTTGCTCCAAACACCctctattttaaaacaatggTTTCCCGATCAAATTGGGGGAGTGCACGGGTTCGGGTCGCCGCCTGAAAGACCACGACCCGCGCAGCAACAACCTCGTGGTGGAATTTTTGGAGGGCACAATTGGGGACGCGGACACGTCCTCAATGGAAATTAA